Part of the Dreissena polymorpha isolate Duluth1 chromosome 12, UMN_Dpol_1.0, whole genome shotgun sequence genome, ATCTTGAAAACTAATTGGATAAATCGATAAAACCAATATAAAAGGATTCATGTGTATTACTGGACCAATTTAATACTCTGCAACCAAAGGCCGTATTTTAATAAATACCTCACAACAAATATAACTTGAAAACCATTCATATATACGCGAATCACACAAAAAGATCACTTACAATTAAGGAATTGAGCGGGCCAAAGAGAACCGTGTCGAATTTTAGACTTGGCCTAAAAAGGGAGACCACCTGTTATGAATGTAAACAAACTCGCCGTAGATCTAGATCGATTTGACAGTGTAAGGCCAAAATGtcagaaaatattattaaaactgaaaaGGGATACAACCTTTATTGTAGATATTGGAATGAAGACAGCAAATATGCAAGAGAAGATATAAAGTAAGTTCCGTTTTATTTCACGTTGACGTTTAAATCGTGAACTCggggagcattctcattatctcctctagctaaagaaacttcagcgtacagtttatatagtaaagtcgcgccagtcaaaaatcataaaaagcgacattaaaagttatggaagccagaactatatctcctccatagacacctactgacctagtactggttcttctcaggaaacggacttgataatgtccctctgcctataatactctaaagggcgcttggcagtatataaTATAGATGGATAGAAACCGTGTCCATATCATggctagtccatataaacggactcccagagcctttgataatttttgctatggcggctctggcaacTATCAGCAatccattgggttataaagctgatagttgaattattgcaatcATGGCAGGTGGTGAATTCCACAAAACTTATGATTTGTTGAATGTTGTGTTTCAAAGATTTGTGAACCTGTATTTAATCTAAATTTATTCcttatttcatgttatttttATAGACTATAATCTTTGCATGTATATATCTTTATAGTTTAATTGAAATGATTTTAACGCACATTTCATACTTCAGCTTGTTACAAAACTCATCTcaattaaccctttcctacttagaagcaaagtgaaaatggctatctgcaaacagcattaaaaccAGGacatctgttcaggttttatgctgtttgctgctcatcagtatctaagggttgaaaatgaagccttcaaaacttgaatctagtaggaaaggtcataaactaaatttaactttctgagggactacatgtgtgaaaatacgtttctaagtggaaAAGTCTTAAAGATATTACCAGAGGAATGTGCATCGTGGAAAATATGCATTAGAAAGTGCAAAACCGATGTTTGTAGTTGTAAATGAGTAGATTtaaatacagtttgtcaaccagttcgtgataatcagcagttctgattaatgtgtatttaattttccataatgccccaatactaaacaaaatgataagtgtctaaggtatacattaggtaaagaaataaattaacaaagttttagcaagaaagcatttgtattatgcttacatgggagataaatgcagcaaaaggttaaccggaattgattgaatgagttataatgttttgaatgtgcatatggatatagaaggcttcattattttcaaataaactttttgctgattaaaaacaaatgccatgacaatgttttgaaatactagttctgtaagttgaatgattttcaATAATTCTCcaaagggtgaactttaattagctatttttgacaaaaaatctGCATATGCCGTCTTGCCTAACctgttatcaaacaaaataaattttaccatttattttaacatcttctcacattgacaccaAATCgtgaaagaaattattgtgggcaaaagaattaacgttttttgctgGGTTATTCTTAACTGGTTGACTGTCTTTACTTGTTAATTTTGAGagatgtttacatatttcgcatATAAACATAACTAGTCTATGGATATAGATAATACTGCGGaaagaatataataataaaaaagtgttCCCAAGGAGAAACAAACTAATATTCTAAGGATTTAGAGTCTGTTTGGATATAGATAATACtgcgaaaaaaatataataatacaaaagtGTTCCCAATGAGATACAAACCAATATTCTATTAGGGTTTAGAGTCTAACGCCTTAACCACTGGGCCATTATGCAATGTGATTTATCCACATGTGGTACATGTACATCAAAACCCCTACCAACAACCACCCTGATTTAATCAACCCAGGTAATAAATGtacactttaaagggatcttttcacgctttggtaaattgacaaaattgaaaaaagttgtttcagattcgtaagttttcgttttagttatgatatttgtgaggaaacagtaatactgaacattaaccatgctctaatatagccattatatgcatcttttgacgattttaaaacataaaaattataaagcgttgcaacgcgaaacgattgaataatttggagagttctgtttttgtcgttaaattttgtgaaactacgaagattgcttatataaggtataaaatacgtcacgaatgtgtacgcggcggaatagctcagtaggctaaagcgtttttacttcaggactctggcaggactccaggggtcactggttcgaagcctgctccgggcaatgttcttttcctttttttattttttttcttgattttttactggagcttttatgatccaatgtttacatttatcaatataaagcatttaatgaataagttaaaaaaatgccaaaatctgtgaaaaggcccctttaaatttaaACAGAATTGAATGTTTTCCTTTTAATTATGGCATCTGCAAGCGTGTATTACAACCAGTTAACACATTTATGCACCATAAGTGTGAAGTAAAACTCAAAGTGACCCTGATTGTTATCATTATTAGTGTCATTTGACACTTGATGATACATTACATAACAGCAAAAATCCtgtatataaattattgttttgcagtaaatctaaaaattataaaaaccaTGGAACCAAATTTTGCCCTCTTCTGGTAGTAACTTGTTTTCCTCATAAAAATTAGTGTAAAGATTAAAAGATCCTAAATCCTTTAATACACAAGGACCAGATTTTTGGTATTTGACAGGTGACATGATAAAGTGGTCAAAAAGTTCTAccattttgtttcaattattgAATTTGTGGTTAAAATTTGTGTCTGGAGGTATTCCCCGATTTGTACATTATAATGGAAATCTCAGCTCTGATCACAAATTGAATTCAGATATCATCATAAGACATTCAGGGCCACCAAAACTCTTGTTTTTATATGGGGCTGACACAATTTGGAAAATTGTCAATATGTGAACTTTTAAACATTGCTGTTCCCTTAAGTAGTATGCCATTGTTAACTTATCATATTTGACGTTATAAAGCTGTAAATACCATTCTTTATTCGCAGGGCCCTGTTGTTTATAGTGCATGGCTATTGTGAACATTGCTTGTTCTATAATGAGTTAGCAGAGACACTGAAAGAGCAAGGCTTGTACGTGTTTTCACATGACCATGGTAAGAGTCAACTATTTTGTTGGCATTACTCATTACACATCTGCACAATTTTATGCATGTTGTTAATGCTGATAAGGTGTcttgaaataaaagtttattaATGTTGCACAATGGAATTTTGTGTGTTTTAAATTTGCATTACCACGTAGTCAAACATTCTTCCAAACGCTTTATTACTTATATTGACAAGTTAAAATATCTGTGTATGTTTCTGTGATAATTGTCTTGGTGGTGATTGTTGTTTTTGTGGTGATGGTAAAACATAGTACTTCTTCTTAATATTGACGCATAAGCCAACTTATCACATTTAAGATACTAGAAGTATTATAGTTACTGCAATATATACCGATAAATGGAATTCCTGAATTGATTAAATACATGCATCATCCATGTAATGACAAAAATATTGATGCAAGTTTCACTAGGTATTTAACTTTTGCCTAAAAAATAGgaatttcaattattatttaaaaacattttactgtacAAATGTATATTATTAGTGTGAAAGCGTATAACGGTTCTTTTAATTCACTATGATTAACAACAAAACCATGAttatacaacaaaaacaaattttctaaTGCACACACAAAGTGTCACAGGGCCCAATTTCGGttaatcaatattttactgaGTGTTTATAAAAAAGAGACTTATGTGTAAAGCAAACTTTTTACTAATTTATAGTTAATCTTTTAGTTTCAAAATGTAATTCAATATCAGCCATCACTGTGCACCATTAACAAAAGATACTGTATATTTGTTCCATTTACAGTTGGCCATGGACAGAGTGAGGGTACTAGGGCACATGTCGGTGATTTCATGGAGTATGTACAAGATGTCTTCTACCACATAGAACTCGTAAAAAAGAAGTTTCCACAGAAACCTGTCTTTCTTCTTGGCCATTCCATGGTAACAGTCATAGGATTAAAGTTTGTTTGCTACTGCTTGCGATTCTCATTAGACCATGTCCGAGTTACTCTTCAGCGAGGATTTAAATCAACATTATAGGTTTACCTTAgcttaaatttaattgaaatttagtTATGTTGACATTGTTACTTCAAGTCTTAAACGAGGAACAAAATTTACATATCAGAGAAATCATACTACAAATGTTGTATATGCTTATAATCAGGAGGGGTATTGACTCACAAAATTGGGGTTATTTGAAGCAGAAAATCGATCCTGTAAACCCATATCATCATTCTGGTTTTAACAATTTAGTTTCTCTGTATACAGTCTACAAAACATGAGACAATGAGATTGAGATTGAAAGAATGTTATAATGTTTTTGAAATCTGATCCCTGGTACATTTGGTGTAAGTGTTGGAAGTATACTGGTTTTCAGGGTGGAGCCGTGTCAATACTGGCAGCCATTTCCAAGCCAAACTACTTCAAAGGGATCTTACTGATAGGCCCTCTAATAACACCAGACAAAAAGTCAGCAACGCCTTGGAAGGTTCAATCATAGTGCCAAACTTTTTCTTTCTACTGTTCTTAAAATGCCTGAATTAATTTGGAAGATTTAGCTGTATTATTGGTACTggtaatataaagcatttttgccACTCCTTGTTGAAGAAGACTACATAATCAAAGGACAGATACAACTAATTCAAGTAATACATAAAGTGTCTTCAAATATATTGCAATGGCCATGGACGTCTGACTATACACATATTCGTTCAATAAATTATCCCTACACTTTTCTCTGTGACATTCTTTCGTAAAATACAAGTATGACATAGCTCATTAGCAAAGTTTTATTATCATAGCttgaaattgtgaatttaatGCCCCTACTTAAACTTTGTATAACATGATTGTTGATACATATAACAACATGCATCTGATTCCTCACTACTGTCACATGCtttagtttttatgtcccccactatagtagtgggggacatattgtttttgccctgtctgttggtctgttggtctgttggttggttggttggtttgcgccaactttaacatttgcaataacttttgcaatattgaagatagcaactgatatttggcatgcatatgtatctcatggagctgcacattttgagtggtgaaaggtcaaggtcaaggtcatccttcaaggtcaaaggtcaaatatatgggtcaaaatcgctcatttaatgtacacttttgcagtatttcaatattcaagatagcaacttgatatttggcatgcatgtgtatctcatggagctgcacattttgagtggtgaaaggtcaaggtcaaggtcatccttcaaggtcagatgtcaaatatatgtggccaaaatcgctcattttatgagtacttttgcaatattgaagatagcaacttgatatttggcatgcatgtgtatctcatggagctgcacatttagagcggtgaaaggtcaaggtcaaggtcatccttcgaggtcagaggtcaaatatatgtggcccaaatcgctaattttctgaatacttttgcaatattgaagatagcaacttgatatttggcatgcatgtgtatctcatggagctgcacatttttagtggtgaaaggtcaaggtcaaggtcatccttcaaggtcaaatatatgggtcaaaattgctcatgtaatgtcacttctgcaatattgaagctagcaattttatatttgaaatgcatgtgtatctcatggagctgcacattttgagtggtgaagggtcaaggtcatcctacaaggtcaaggtcatcctacaaggtcaaacgtcatatagggggacattgtgtttcacaaacgcatcttgtttaatgCTTCGTTGATATTACAAtaacaaattgtaataaattaTGCTGTATTTTTGTCACTGCCTTTTGTTGAATatcaaacatccaagaaaaagtACCCAATTCTGTCCTGAAATGAAACTGATACAAAACCAAAGAGGATGGAGTATTGTAGGGTGCATAACAATATGCAGCTCTCTGGTATTGTATTATTTCAGATTGCTGCTGGGAAAATAGCTGCAAGGTTTAGACCACAGATGATTGTTGCAAAAATTGATCCTCTCAAAGTGTCGCGGGATGCggtttttgtatttatatatttttcgtttaacgaaaatctcttcttagcaaagatctAGTTTAGacggagtgtcgtccctgattagcctgtgcacaggctaatctgggatgacactgtacgcacatgcattaaaccaccttttcacagagcactggcCATACGATTTCTTAATATAACAATATATCTCAATATAACCTTTATCtttccttttttgtttattttggaatGGTTTAGGACATAAGTTATGTATCACACTGCAGTATATACTGCTTGCACATAATGATGGCGTTATATACTTTGATAGGCGCTTAAAAGCACTGATAAAAGGCCTATGTTGCAGTAAAATAAATTTCTGTTTATTTTCCTAGGTGTTTTTTGAATACaataaatctttatttttttttataagttgtCTTGtagctatttatttttttacaggtCAAGCGTTATAAGGAAGACCCGTTGGTGTGGCATGAGGGTGTCAAATGTGGGTGAGTGAGTTGTCAACCCATAGTTTGTTTATGTCTCATCTTCTCAAGGGTCCGTGCAACTGGAATTTTACCGTTTATAAGACTGATTGTTGTTGTTCTAGTTTTTGTATTGCTTGCATAATCAATCCCAAATGATATGAAAGATTAATTCCAATGCATTTATAGAAACTGTTTTGTTAATGAATTCATTTTATCAAACATATTGAATCCGTCTAAATATTAAACCGTATTGTTGATTTGTTTGTAATTGTATTACTGTTTTACCGGAATGtgcttttttaaattgttgttcCGCATGTTGTAAAGCAACATAATTATTCTCTTAGGAAGAAGTCATGTGTGTACTTTACTCTATAAAGCGTATAGTTATTGCAAATCAAATAactattaattatcatttatactggatattattaataatgttatgtttgatcatgccaaaaaaaattgACTTATGTAAATTCTTTAACAGTCGACACCTACATGTAAATAATATCTGAAAGGTATGTTCTTAAATGAAAAGTCATTGATCAACAAACCTAATAATAACAAACACTTCACTCATAAATATGGTTTATGTTTCCACTATTTCTGATAGTTTTGAAAAGGCAAACATTCTTAATAAATTCActtaatattatgttatattgtataattatatgtaCCTATTACCGCCTCTATATACTTTTTTCATCTGTTACAACAATGTACACATTCTTTGTTGTTCTTTCAAACTGGAATATGTTTCTTTCTCTTTATGTACTTTGTACATGTTTTTCTTTCCAACACACAACTTCATATTGCTGTAAAATTTTCAAGACTCTTCACTAACTTATATATATTGTCTGTTGTTGACTACTACTATGAGTTGGTTGCATTacatgcttgtttttttttgttgtgtcGTATTGCAAATCATTATCGttacaatttatattgtatatgtacttgtttgctaaataaaatgtgttgaaaaaaaacacacacaaaaaacaaactatttaaacATTTTGGCTCTCAACaccgatttaaaaaataaacaaacaaaaatattaaaaaaaaaaagtaaattcacATAAAatccattaattattattattgatagcATAGATACACCAGAGCTCACTTATGTACCCATCGCTAACTCGCTAGAGACTTTAATTATTACACCTCCTGATGTCCATGAGATCCTTTATTCAATTTCAGTTGACAAGACATTAGAATGTGATGGTATAAGTAACCTTattttaaagccccataaacagttaagtcaataaatatatcaaaaattaagttaacacatacaaaaattgGTGTTTCTTATAAAAATAGCCAAACTTTTAATGCTATAtgttgtctggtaacatagattaaacaagatacaaaatgtacTTCTCATCGTTCTCCAACCCTGCCTGATCTTGCGTTCaatcgtaaatgttcggatatcatcGCGACAAATTaccatggaatatattgtcacacaaaaaataaacacaagcattttgtatctcctTAAATCTTTGTAACCATACCACATCCAGCTCTGACATTTTGTCAATTACTATAAGCAACACTGATTTATTTCTGGGTTAAGTTAATTAagtatattttacgaaatattcattgatttcaagtgtttatggggctttaaaagAATGTCGAGCTCAACTGTCCATGCCTTTATTTGACTTCTTTAACATCTTAACCTTATAAACCCCATGCTGTTGGAAAGAACCTAATGTCACTGTAGAATTTGAAAAGGGGATCCCAAAGTAATTAGTAactaacaaacaaatacaattgatAAAAGTATGTGAAAAACAATTTGTAAGTATGTCTACAATCAAGTTACCATAAGGTAACACAATACTTAACATATTTCATTCTGTATTTTTGCCAGGTTACTCAACCACAAAGCGTTTTGCAAAATCCTTGACCATGGATTATAGTTTTAAGGTCTCTTTTTTTGACACTAGTTAAGCCTTTGATAAAGCCTGGAACCCTGGTCTTTTACTTAAACCTGTTTTGGTATCCGAGGGAAGCTGCTCTCTTTACAATTAAATTGTAAATGTCAAGATGTAGTATTTGCTGGCGCCGTTTCAAACTTGGCTACATTAAAGCCCTGGTTTTATGAGAGCTGTTTACTAGGGcccttatttttttataaagatattgttaataacatttGAAGTAATATCCATCTCTTTTTGCTAACGCCACATACCTTTACATATTTATAGATGAGCCCTACCATTAAAATGCAATActtcacaacaatattaatacaatattaataaaataataatttctgcAAAATGGCATGTTTTATTTAATCCATATAAATCAGAAGAACTTACATTCTTTCTCATTCTTCTTTTCGAACGAGTCTAacttatgtattaaatatataactgatgATTGAGCATGGTGTACACATACAATTAGgccaaaacaaatattaaaacttCACTGAAAATCGCAATTAATCATGAATACTTCCTTTATTCCCCCGCTTAGTGAATATTAAGATGTTATGTGGGACAATTTTACACACACACAGACAAATATAAACTTGATAAAATTCAATACTAAGCAGGTATAATTGGAGCACCAAAATAAATCATTGACTATAGAGGAATTGGGACAAGAAATAAACTGGGAACCCCTTCAAAATTGACTCAATcaccttttaaatatttatttttttacaattattattattttaaggacCTGGTACCACAAGATTATGGATCTTTTGCGACGTACAATCTTTGTTATGAGAATCCGAATGTATGTAAATACTTTACTATAATTGAATCATACATGCAGTTATCCGAAAATGTAATATCTTACTAGATGATGTTAAAAGTAGTAAATTGCTGAACATCTTTACATCTAAACTGAACAGATTTGCACCTATctcgaaaaaaaggaaaattccCAAATATGTGTACGTGTCAAACAAAATCTAACTAATTCAGGAGTTGCCTTGAAAAATCTATCAGTCCTCGCATGATCATTCTTTTATCCTTGAATGTCCAACACTTCATATTGATCACGCTTAGTTCTTATTTTTGGCATGTCCTTTGTAAACTAATCTCAAACACAGCCAAATACTACTGCATAAACAGAAACTAAAGAAGAATTATTTATATCGTTTCAATCATTTTCTGAAATTTTAATTGTGCATGATTGATATACACTGTATGTTCCAAAAGAAATACATATCTCAGTCTACCATGGAGTTCAAAATAAACGTTTATCAGTGGAACTGTATTGTTGTTAGAGCAATGATggtctataaaaataaaataacactgttgtttttttttaaacaaaaaacttgtCATGTATGATTAAATTGACGAAGATCCTGATACAAATATGTTGCCTATTGACTTATTTAACTTTAACACATTTTGAAATTGTCTTGCAAGAAGTTGTTACTCTAAAAAGTTCAGTTTTTACCACATTGATATTAATCGCTTACAAACATTTATGGTTTAGGTGGGGCGTTGCAATGCTTCATGCATTGTCACAGATCACCTCCAGTTTCCAAGACATGACACTGCCGTTCATCGTACTTCACGGGTCAGAGGATACAATATGTGAACTTGAAGGCTCCCAACTCCTGTATGATAAGGCAGCCAGCAAAGACAAGCAGATCAAAGTATGTTACTtgacagggatttcaatagagcATCAGGAGTTAATTTCTTCCCAAAGCTTGAAGTTTTTGGAGTTGAAAATGATGCATAAAGGGCTGATAAAAGTGAAGTTAACCTATTTTCTCGTTTTGTAGTTGCATATCTGTTCAATGCAGAGCAAATATTGggtttttcttaaaatgaaagtCAACATCTcttgaaacaaataacaacaaataatCAGCATCCTTAAGAGTGTCTGTGCATTCAATGCAtagcaaatgttgtttttttcttaaaataaaagacAACATCTCTTGACgcaaataacaacaaataatCAGCATCCTTAAGAGTGTCGGTGCACTAATGGTAAACTAT contains:
- the LOC127852887 gene encoding monoglyceride lipase-like isoform X2 — protein: MSENIIKTEKGYNLYCRYWNEDSKYAREDIKALLFIVHGYCEHCLFYNELAETLKEQGLYVFSHDHVGHGQSEGTRAHVGDFMEYVQDVFYHIELVKKKFPQKPVFLLGHSMIAAGKIAARFRPQMIVAKIDPLKVSRDAVFVKRYKEDPLVWHEGVKCGWGVAMLHALSQITSSFQDMTLPFIVLHGSEDTICELEGSQLLYDKAASKDKQIKIFDGAFHQIHNDTPDVKKETNKTISQWIADRL
- the LOC127852887 gene encoding monoglyceride lipase-like isoform X1; its protein translation is MSENIIKTEKGYNLYCRYWNEDSKYAREDIKALLFIVHGYCEHCLFYNELAETLKEQGLYVFSHDHVGHGQSEGTRAHVGDFMEYVQDVFYHIELVKKKFPQKPVFLLGHSMGGAVSILAAISKPNYFKGILLIGPLITPDKKSATPWKIAAGKIAARFRPQMIVAKIDPLKVSRDAVFVKRYKEDPLVWHEGVKCGWGVAMLHALSQITSSFQDMTLPFIVLHGSEDTICELEGSQLLYDKAASKDKQIKIFDGAFHQIHNDTPDVKKETNKTISQWIADRL